The Castanea sativa cultivar Marrone di Chiusa Pesio chromosome 11, ASM4071231v1 genome contains a region encoding:
- the LOC142618033 gene encoding heavy metal-associated isoprenylated plant protein 46-like translates to MKQKVVIRITLNNGKKNARSKAMQIAVGVQGVESVSLQGEDNSQIVVVGDNIDSVNLTSLLRKKVGSAELTSVSPISTEGEKQKQETKPSESGIQSMVWPTYQAGVPYYYQPSVPYHYVYDAMDYNQNLCTIM, encoded by the exons ATGAAG CAAAAGGTAGTGATCAGGATCACCTTAAATAACGGCAAAAAAAATGCTCGGTCCAAGGCCATGCAGATTGCAGTTGGTGTACAAG GTGTGGAATCAGTCTCTCTACAAGGTGAGGATAACAGTcagattgttgttgttggggaCAACATTGATTCAGTCAACTTGACATCTTTGCTGAGGAAGAAAGTTGGATCTGCTGAGTTAACGAGTGTCTCACCGATCAGTACTGAGGGGGAAAAACAAAAGCAAGAGACCAAACCTAGTGAATCTGGAATACAATCAATGGTTTGGCCAACTTATCAAGCTGGTGTGCCATATTATTATCAACCTAGTGTGCCATATCATTATGTATACGATGCAATGGATTACAACCAGAACCTTTGCACTATTATGT